From a single Miscanthus floridulus cultivar M001 chromosome 8, ASM1932011v1, whole genome shotgun sequence genomic region:
- the LOC136478491 gene encoding uncharacterized protein, which yields MDACEIRAPGAVLLRKSDLPAEKNYTNGHADAAVKRKVAAMPAAAPTTPRRHPSPNAGGRASSPTPAGSQAKRSQSTERRPATPSRASSGGSRPTTPSRISAPASPSSAPSSPSSSSSSSSTPVRDAVSETQSAPRRLSTGRAPDGLWPSMRSLSSSFQPESKGKRISSSSSTDQAKTRDAAPADRKRSPLRGRATPEQSENPHAKVIDHHRWPAMMGGKVSASTMSKSMDLTDKISRSTLPSVPSRGVSPKRTTMSSAANTLSRSIDLADKIDRLVSSSMSSQGRSPKKSPSSNGADDVSRKVGVRKDLKLSSLAISSRRVSPITTAASDGTRTLSESMDLTEKDNSTLSSSVSSPSISPSASLSSVSNAASQTTTKSSERLIGPVSNLSSSRGLSPRRTTSGGIAALMKNVDFQPGKDRRPSSSRGVSPRRRFASDGVNDIVKNMDFAEKDSTVVSLSIPSRGVSPRRRLASDGVDTISRSSEFSGKDNRPSTSSSTSRGNGMSPRRRLASDGISAVTKVMDFGDNANRPSTSSAVSRGISPRLQLASDGVSTVSKGTGLADGLDRPSTSYATPRGMSPRHRVASDASNATSERIKFTEKDSGTVSSSVAPRGVSTLRRLASDDVETISKSMDLVEKDTRPTTSSAASRGLSPRRRLSSDGVNVIPKSMDLVENNNKLVTMSAAARGVSPRRRLASDGVNVISKSIDLVENSNKPLAMSAAARGASPRRRLSSDGIESISKSTNITEKSIRPSTSSMSSRGMSPRRRLASDGINAVLNTEFADKNCRPSSSSAALRGVSPRSRSASNTISTGMTSAEKDSRPSTASSASCQTLKSSRLESDGVNTLSKDVEISSTVSGCTSDNRLDGTGALVKSIDVTEKLIVSTDDGGDGDDPGRMNSSDIVTSAVSSSLASQEVSPRPVTDDVKNASENVDATQKGNRALSVKVPSRGASPRRRLASDGIDTISKSMDFAEKDKKPMTVSVPSRGLSPRRTARSDSANIISKSMDFADKCNGPISSMVPSRVFSTRRVLGPDGANAMSRSMDLTDKIRQQISSTVQSSRALPRKIPPAYNRIKGPEVLSGGVESPGSADGNESQEENASSSPDAPSNNSEKSTPPKQLARRSPSPSRILIRPSSPSNASSTPSFASRRLPSPSRTRPSTPVSPCSSARSDSASSILSYIGDATRGKKSPAHMEDAHQLRLLHNRNLQWRFTNSYVDEMLSIQKINAETMLYSIWDANSRMCDSMVMKRSYVQRLRQEVKLGIVLKEQMDYLDHWAALQTEYSSSLSSATEALKASTLRLPVSGGAKADVLTVKNAVSSAVDIMQAMGSSVCHLLSKLQASHSLVTELSAVAAKESTLLNEYREFLATAAALQVQESSLRTQLIQQTE from the exons ATGGACGCCTGCGAAATCCGGGCGCCCGGGGCAGTGCTGCTCCGGAAATCTGACCTGCCGGCGGAGAAGAATTACACTAACGGCCATGCTGATGCCGCGGTGAAGCGCAAGGTAGCCGCGATGCCAGCAGCGGCACCTACTACTCCGAGGAGGCACCCGTCGCCGAATGCCGGCGGTCGGGCGTCGTCTCCGACGCCGGCTGGGTCACAGGCGAAGAGGTCCCAGTCCACCGAACGGCGGCCGGCGACTCCGTCGAGGGCGTCTTCCGGCGGCTCGCGGCCGACTACCCCATCCAGAATCTCTGCCCCGGCGTCGCCATCGTCTGCGCCTTCCAGCccatcctcctcatcctccagctCGTCGACGCCGGTGCGTGATGCCGTTTCTGAAACGCAAAGCGCCCCAAGGAGGTTGTCGACTGGCCGGGCTCCTGATGGGTTGTGGCCTTCAATGCGGAGTCTGTCTTCTTCTTTCCAGCCCGAATCAAAGGGGAAAAGGATTTCCAGTAGCTCTTCTACAGACCAGGCCAAGACGAGGGATGCAGCACCAGCTGATAGGAAGAGGAGCCCATTGAGAGGGAGAGCTACTCCTGAGCAATCGGAGAATCCACATGCCAAGGTTATTGATCATCATCGCTGGCCTGCTATGATGGGGGGCAAGGTGTCTGCAAGCACAATGTCCAAGAGCATGGATCTCACTGATAAGATCAGTAGGTCTACTCTTCCATCAGTTCCGTCACGTGGGGTTTCACCGAAGCGAACTACAATGTCCTCCGCTGCAAATACCTTGTCAAGAAGTATTGATCTTGCTGATAAAATTGACCGGCTGGTCTCTTCGTCAATGTCATCACAAGGGAGATCACCAAAAAAGTCACCTTCTTCTAATGGTGCAGATGATGTGTCCAGAAAGGTCGGTGTTCGTAAAGATCTCAAACTTTCATCCTTGGCAATTTCATCAAGAAGGGTGTCACCAATAACAACAGCTGCATCAGATGGCACTAGGACCCTATCAGAAAGCATGGATCTTACTGAAAAGGATAACAGTACACTCTCCTCGTCAGTTTCATCACCCAGCATTTCACCAAGTGCATCATTATCAAGTGTGTCTAATGCTGCATCGCAGACTACTACAAAATCATCCGAGAGATTAATTGGACCTGTTTCCAACCTGTCTTCATCGAGAGGACTTTCACCTAGAAGAACAACTTCTGGTGGCATTGCTGCTTTAATgaaaaatgttgattttcagCCTGGAAAAGATAGGAGACCATCTTCATCAAGAGGGGTTTCGCCAAGAAGGCGATTTGCCTCTGATGGTGTTAATGATATtgtgaaaaatatggattttgcTGAAAAGGATAGCACAGTAGTCAGCCTGTCAATTCCATCTCGAGGGGTTTCTCCAAGGAGAAGACTTGCCTCTGATGGTGTTGATACTATATCAAGGAGCTCGGAGTTTTCTGGAAAGGATAACAGGCCATCCACCTCATCTTCCACATCACGTGGGAATGGGATGTCTCCACGAAGAAGGCTTGCTTCTGATGGCATAAGTGCTGTAACCAAAGTCATGGACTTTGGTGATAACGCTAACAGACCATCAACCTCTTCAGCAGTATCACGAGGGATTTCACCAAGACTTCAATTAGCCTCTGATGGTGTTAGCACTGTATCAAAAGGCACAGGTCTTGCTGATGGACTGGACAGGCCATCAACCTCATATGCAACACCACGAGGTATGTCACCACGACACAGGGTTGCATCTGATGCTAGCAATGCCACTTCAGAAAGGATCAAGTTCACCGAAAAGGATTCTGGAACTGTGTCCTCTTCAGTTGCACCTAGAGGGGTCTCAACATTAAGACGACTTGCCTCTGATGATGTTGAAACTATATCAAAAAGTATGGATCTCGTTGAGAAAGATACTAGACCTACTACCTCATCAGCTGCATCACGAGGGCTTTCACCAAGAAGGCGACTTTCCTCAGATGGTGTCAATGTGATTCCAAAGAGCATGGATCTTGTTGAAAACAATAACAAACTTGTCACCATGTCAGCTGCAGCACGAGGGGTTTCACCAAGAAGACGGCTCGCCTCAGATGGTGTCAATGTGATATCAAAGAGCATTGATCTTGTTGAAAACAGTAACAAACCCTTAGCCATGTCAGCTGCAGCACGAGGGGCTTCACCAAGAAGACGGCTCTCCTCGGATGGTATAGAATCTATATCAAAGAGCACAAACATTACTGAAAAAAGTATCAGACCTTCAACATCGTCAATGTCATCACGAGGGATGTCACCAAGAAGACGGCTGGCCTCTGATGGTATCAATGCTGTATTGAACACAGAATTTGCTGACAAAAACTGTAGACCATCTTCCTCATCAGCTGCTTTACGAGGGGTTTCTCCCAGAAGCAGGTCTGCCTCTAATACCATATCAACAGGCATGACTTCTGCTGAAAAAGACAGCAgaccgtccacagcatcaagtgCGTCATGTCAGACTCTGAAGAGCAGTAGGCTTGAATCTGATGGTGTTAATACCCTATCAAAAGATGTGGAGATCTCATCGACGGTATCTGGTTGCACTTCAGACAATAGACTTGATGGCACTGGTGCTCTAGTAAAAAGCATAGATGTCACTGAGAAACTTATTGTGTCAAcggatgatggtggtgatggtgacgATCCAGGAAGAATGAATTCTAGTGACATAGTTACTAGTGCAGTCTCATCATCCCTTGCATCTCAAGAGGTATCACCAAGACCTGTTACTGATGACGTTAAGAATGCATCAGAGAATGTTGATGCAACTCAAAAAGGTAACAGAGCATTATCGGTGAAGGTTCCATCTCGAGGAGCTTCTCCAAGAAGGCGACTTGCATCCGATGGTATTGATACTATATCTAAAAGCATGGATTTTGCTGAGAAAGATAAGAAACCCATGACAGTGTCAGTTCCATCACGTGGATTGTCACCAAGAAGAACAGCGAGATCTGACAGTGCTAATATAATATCAAAAAGTATGGATTTTGCTGATAAATGTAATGGACCAATATCTTCCATGGTTCCTTCACGGGTGTTTTCTACAAGAAGAGTACTAGGACCGGATGGTGCTAATGCCATGTCAAGAAGCATGGATCTAACTGATAAAATTAGACAGCAAATATCTTCAACTGTGCAATCATCCAGAGCTTTACCAAGGAAAATACCTCCTGCTTATAACAGAATAAAAGGCCCTGAAGTTTTATCAGGTGGTGTTGAGAGCCCTGGTTCTGCTGATGGAAATGAAAGTCAAGAGGAGAATGCCAGTTCAAGTCCAGATGCACCTTCAAATAATTCTGAAAAATCTACACCTCCAAAGCAGCTAGCTAGGAGATCACCTTCGCCATCACGTATTTTAATACGCCCTTCATCACCATCCAATGCTTCATCGACACCATCATTTGCCTCTAGGAGATTACCAAGCCCATCAAGGACTAGACCCTCAACACCTGTCTCACCATGTAGTTCTGCCAGATCTGATTCAGCCTCTTCAATTCTTAGCTACATTGGTGATGCTACAAGAGGGAAGAAGAGCCCAGCTCACATGGAAGATGCCCATCAGTTGCGCCTCCTGCATAATAGAAACTTACAATGGCGTTTTACCAATTCTTATGTTGATGAAATGCTGTCAATTCAGAAAATAAATGCTGAG ACTATGTTGTACAGTATATGGGATGCTAACTCAAGGATGTGTGACTCTATGGTTATGAAAAGGAGCTATGTACAAAGACTAAGGCAAGAGGTCAAATTGGGAATAGTGTTGAAGGAGCAA ATGGATTACCTTGATCACTGGGCAGCGCTGCAAACAGAGTATTCTTCTTCTTTATCCAGCGCAACTGAAGCTCTTAAAGCAAGCACATTGCGTCTTCCAGTTTCAGGAGGAGCTAAG GCCGATGTACTTACTGTTAAGAATGCTGTCAGCTCAGCAGTTGACATTATGCAAGCAATGGGGTCATCCGTTTGCCATTTGCTATCAAAG TTACAGGCTTCACACTCTCTGGTTACAGAACTTTCAGCTGTTGCTGCTAAAGAAAGTACCTTACTCAATGAGTACAGAGAATTcttagcaacagcagcagcactaCAG GTCCAAGAGTCCAGCCTAAGGACACAGCTCATACAACAAACAGAGTGA
- the LOC136470789 gene encoding uncharacterized protein, which translates to MQLKHRASSVLSKKSGGPPSPRAANRRADAEAGDGARRRLAPSRISSTAASATSPPTSVAAWRVQAVTGFKGISAIQKFALWQVRQSQIIGNGSDVEWWSFKRNLCSSVAISRRWSQLHYMVLLDTMKPSRYAIKILLVIMALNCTMSVPF; encoded by the exons ATGCAGCTGAAACA CCGAGCCAGCAGTGTCCTCTCAAAAAAAAGTGGCGGGCCTCCATCTCCACGCGCGGCAAATCGGCGAGCTGATGCGGAGGCGGGCGACGGCGCGAGGCGGCGTTTGGCGCCGTCCAGAATTAGTAGCACCGCTGCATCGGCGACTTCTCCCCCCACCAGCGTGGCCGCGTGGAGGGTTCAG GCTGTCACGGGATTCAAGGGTATTAGTGCTATACAAAAGTTTGCTTTATGGCAAGTCAGGCAATCACAAATTATCGGCAATGGCAGTGATGTAGAGTGGTGGTCTTTTAAAAGAAATTTGTGTTCCAGTGTAGCTATTTCCAG GAGATGGTCCCAGTTACATTACATGGTTCTGTTGGACACAATGAAGCCGTCCAGATATGCTATTAAAATCCTGCTAGTTATTATGGCCTTAAATTGTACCATGTCTGTTCCATTTTAA
- the LOC136475310 gene encoding uncharacterized protein → MPRASGVSNPPAAAAAAASSRNVSRNAGHSGPSCSAPVYQLFRPVTRSMTHGSDPIVASPGFKAGGSASTSTRRSTSDASFSTQLAASRSTATHARTPLKVTSSGWKPLTQPVALNEERKCAGLTINPTAKRSRVASSRAVKDSINHSASKAHSNVASGKKYRDEEIVSLGDQSDGAVMPSPTKKLQICKGLSDAPSIRKSTIRILGVKGAALPPTGKSQIETGKSFANAPAEVISASTNEISQSDNAAVPSLAQQLQPDTAKNSSVTMHIHETSKVNQLAATVATLPRPILQNDYNKKPSYVPIMANQASGLAGATAPLITPKLEIGNMKDSSNPLSNPAYTRALLIKQQEQLLQQFKLGSSQQQRQEQQLYIKGPALFENDDPPPVEPLGTRCQLCKLDIAFRPQGDAGRDANAPPVVAVLACHHVFHSRCIESVYGLAEPTECLACLEPGAAH, encoded by the exons ATGCCGCGCGCCTCAGGGGTCTCGAATCCcccggcagccgccgccgccgccgcatcctCCAGGAACG TGAGCAGAAATGCTGGACACTCTGGCCCATCTTGCAGTGCACCTGTGTATCAGTTGTTTCGCCCTGTTACTCGTTCTATGACCCATGGGTCTGATCCTATCGTGGCTTCACCTGGTTTCAAGGCAGGAGGATCTGCTAGTACAAGCACAAGAAGAAGTACTTCAGATGCTTCTTTTAGCACTCAGTTAGCTGCTTCACGGTCGACTGCCACTCATGCCCGGACCCCTCTAAAAGTGACTTCATCTGGTTGGAAGCCTCTTACTCAACCTGTTGCTCTGAATGAAGAGAGGAAATGTGCAGGCCTTACAATCAACCCTACTGCTAAGCGTTCCAGAGTTGCTTCTTCCCGAGCTGTCAAAGATTCAATCAACCATTCAGCTTCAAAAGCTCACTCAAACGTTGCCAGTG GCAAGAAGTACAGAGATGAAGAAATTGTGAGCCTGGGCGATCAGTCAGATGGAGCTGTCATGCCATCTCCCACAAAGAAGCTACAAATATGCAAAGGCCTTTCAGATGCACCTTCAATAAGGAAATCAACTATCAGAATCCTGGGTGTTAAGGGAGCTGCTCTACCACCCACAGGGAAATCTCAAATTGAAACTGGGAAAAGCTTTGCTAATGCTCCAGCAGAAGTGATTTCTGCTAGTACAAATGAGATCAGTCAGTCAGATAATGCAGCTGTCCCATCACTTGCACAGCAATTGCAACCTGACACTGCAAAGAACTCCAGTGTCACCATGCATATCCATGAAACAAGTAAAGTCAATCAGTTGGCTGCTACAGTTGCTACATTACCAAGGCCGATCCTTCAAAATGATTACAATAAGAAGCCTTCCTATGTACCAATAATGGCTAACCAGGCCAGTGGGTTGGCTGGTGCGACTGCTCCCTTGATTACACCAAAGTTAGAAATCGGAAACATGAAGGACAGTTCCAATCCTCTCTCAAATCCTGCTTACACAAGAGCGCTTTTAATCAAGCAGCAAGAGCAGCTGCTTCAGCAATTTAAATTGGGTAGTTCACAGCAGCAGCGGCAGGAACAGCAGCTCTACATAAAAGGGCCAG CTCTGTTTGAGAATGATGACCCGCCACCGGTTGAGCCGCTGGGAACAAGGTGCCAGCTCTGCAAGCTTGATATTGCTTTCCGGCCACAAGGGGATGCTGGCCGTGATGCCAATGCTCCTCCAGTCGTTGCGGTTCTGGCATGCCACCATGTGTTCCACAGCAGGTGCATTGAATCGGTTTACGGACTCGCTGAGCCCACCGAGTGTCTTGCCTGCCTGGAGCCTGGGGCAGCGCACTGA
- the LOC136478494 gene encoding protein HEADING DATE REPRESSOR 1-like — protein sequence MEEPVPADPPRIFWKSRRSANGRSLQQEPDKDATEETNEQAQEEPMKTDDATDTTATAEDVQPNPKANLSEKRKALFEPLEPINGKRSAEMLLPPPDFEPTSYPKGWLVGKKRKLVNVDVVESMRRIAIQEMNRKDREINGLNEQLEEDSRVLELLQKQLANERKKRAEIEKENSMLHEQVTMLMNMLDENEGFDEDGEAPQPDSFD from the exons ATGGAGGAGCCCGTTCCGGCTGACCCCCCCAGGATTTTctggaagtcaaggagatcag CCAATGGCCGGAGCTTGCAACAAGAACCTGACAAAGATGCTACCGAAGAAACTAATGAGCAGGCTCAAGAGGAACCCATGAAGACCGACGATGCAACAGATACAACAGCTACAGCTGAGGATGTACAACCAAACCCAAAAGCTAACTTATCTGAGAAGCGGAAGGCTCTCTTTGAGCCTCTCGAGCCGATCAACGGCAAGCGCAGTGCTGAAATGCTGCTTCCACCACCGGACTTTGAGCCCACATCATATCCAAAGGGATGGCTGGTGGGCAAGAAACGCAAGCTCGTCAATGTAGATGTTGTGGAGAGCATGAGGAGGATTGCAATCCAAGAAATGAACAGAAAG GACCGTGAGATCAATGGACTGAACGAGCAGTTAGAGGAAGACTCCCGTGTGCTGGAGCTTCTACAGAAGCAGCTTGCCAATGAGCGCAAGAAGCGGGCAGAGATTGAGAAGGAAAATTCTATGCTTCATGAGCAGGTGACCATGCTGATGAACATGCTGGACGAAAATGAGGGTTTTGATGAGGACGGAGAAGCTCCGCAGCCCGATTCCTTTGATTAA